The genomic region GGCCTACAATTTCGCGCAGTACGTGATGTTCCTGGACATCCGTCGCAAGCGCGAACTCCACGACTCGTGCGTGCGCGCCTACGCGAGGGGCGCCGCGTACTTCGATCCCCCGGCGGTCCCGTTCCAGTTCACGTTTCGTCGCCAGCCCGTGACCGGGATGATGCGGCTGCCGCATGGGCGGCGCCCGGCCCCGGTCGTGGTGGTCGTCAACGGCACCAATGCGGTGAAAGAGGAACTGCACTGGTGGAGCGACGCGCTGGTGGAGCGCGGGCTCGCCGTGATCACGTTCGACGGTCCGGGGCTCGGTGGGACTTTTCATCGGCTTTCGATGGTCGCCGAGCCGCGGCCGGTCGGCGTCGCGATCCTCGACGAGATCGAACGGCATCCGGAATTGGATCCCGGCTCGGTCGGCATGCTGGGCCTGAGTCTCGGCGGTTACATCGTGATCCGGATGGCCGCGCACGATCGGCGCATTCGTGTGGTGGGGGCGGTGAGCCCGCCCTACTCGGCCGACGTGTACTGGAACGTCACGCTCTCGAGCATGCGACGTGAGCTGGCGGCGCTCTACGACATGGAAGAGGGCGACATGAGTCGCTCGATCGAGCGCATCACGCTGGCGGGAGCGCTCCCGCGACTGCGCGCGCCGCTGCTGGTGGCGGGTGGCGGCCACGACCTGATCACACCGGGCAGCGAGGCGTGGCGGATCTTCGAGGACGCGCACTGCGAGCGGCAGCTCGTCTACTACCCGCGCGCCGCGCACGACTGCTTCAACGTGCTCGGCGACCTGAGGCCTCGGGTCGTAAACTGGTTCGCCGACCATTTAAAGGTGCGGCCCGAGCACGCGCCGGTAGCCGGAGCACTCGACGAGCCGTGGCTCGCCGGCGAAGCGGTGGATCCCGACTTCGCCGACGCACTCGCGGGCGAGGCCGCTCCGCGCGAGTGGCGACCGGCTCGCGATCGCTCGGCGGACGCCCATTGGGGCTGGCCATGGGCCCCCGCGGAGGACCGAAGTCCCGAGGTCACGATCCGCCAGGCTCCGGCCCGCCTGCCGGCCATCGACTCGTACCCGCCCGAGGCTCCCGACACCCCGGACATGCTATCGGTTTGAGGGTGGACGGTTTGGCCCTTGGTGGCCAAGCGATTAGTGACCGCCCCCGAGTGTAAAGCCGCTTTACACCTGGCTCGGGTCCTTTCGTGACCTCCCGCCGGTCCGAACTCGGACCCCCTCCCCGCATCCCCAGTTGACCAGCCCAAGTCAGATAAGTGTTGATTTGGCAGCCCGTTCTCGCTTTAAATCTACGTCAAGCGCACACACGCGCGGATTCTCAAATTGGTTCCAGCTTCTCGACACCGGTCCACCGGGTCGGCCGAACCACCCCAGGGTTTGGATCCAGTGCCCGCTCTATTAATGAAAGGGGGGGTCACCGCTTTTCGTCGTTGTGCCCTGCCGCTAGGTGCTCGCATGACTCGACTCCTCAATTCGTGAACGTCGCGTCGGAGTTGCGATCACCGGATAGCGTCACCTCGCTCGCAGACTCGATGGCACACATCCCTTCGAGAGACCCCATTCTTGAAGGCAATGGAGGTGCGCAGATGCAGTTTCGTCGCAACATGAAGTCTTCCGTGCTGCTGCTACTCGTGGTTGGAGTGGCTGCTTCGACGTTCGGTACGGCGTCGGCGGAAGTGATCAAGGTGAATCCGATGGCGGTGCAGGAGGCGTTGAAGGCGAAAGCCCGCAACTCCGCCCGTCGCCATGGCAACACGGTCCTCGCTCCTTCGGACCCGGACACGGTGTGGATCGGTCACGTGACCGGCGCCACCGGCTTGCCGGGTACCGCAACGGGCGACGGCCCCTTCCACGTTGGTCGTGGAGGAAACCTGGAAACCGCGCCGACGGCTCAGGCCGGTGCTGGCAACAATGGTTACTGGGGCTGGGACGATCTCAACGCTGGTGAGGCCGATGCGCACCAGGGTTGGAACATCGTGGCGATGCCGCACCAGAGCGTTTCGACTGCAGTGCGAAATGACTGGTGGCGTTGCTTCGCCGGTCTCGACTTCGGCAACGGTGGCAACACCGCGGGCAACGGCACCAAGCCGACCTACGGCGTGACGGGCTACTGGCATCGCGACGACCTCGGCGCTCCGTCGTCGCTGGTTGCGGGTGCGGCCGCAGACGCGGATCGTGATCCGATCGGCGCGCCGATCGGTGGTTCGTTCTCGGCGTGGTGTGGTCTTCGTTCTTCGGGCGACCTTTCGTTCCAGGACCCGATCACGAAGGGCTACTACAACAGCGACATCGTTTCGTACTACGGCGACAATCATGCGCTGCAGACGACTTCGACAGCTGCCGGCTTCACGGACATGAACTTCCCCGGCTACGGTGACCAGTGGGACCAGCTCATGTACCGCGACGTCGTGTACGCGGCGGACGGCGGCACGCTTCAGCTGTCGTTCGACTTCCGTCACAACCTGCTGGCTGGAAAGCTGACGGACCCGCTGACGCGAATCGGCTGGTACATGATGGATCCGCTTCTCGACGTCGCGGGTTCAGGGCCGGCTTCGGGTCACGTTCCGGACGGCAACTTCATTTCGAGCTCCGCGTTCAATGGCCAGCCGGCCAACCTGGACTTCTCCCCCGAAGACTCGTTCATGGTCTACGTGGGCGTTCCGGTGAACGACGCGGCTGTCACCTACACCGACGGCTCCGTCAACGCCGTGGGCGACCCGCTGCGCCGCTGGTTCAGCGAAGTCATCCGCGTCGACGGCTGGGTCCCGGGCACGAACGTGTGGCCGGCGACGCTCATTCAGCTCAAGTCGTCGT from Candidatus Eisenbacteria bacterium harbors:
- a CDS encoding alpha/beta hydrolase, producing the protein MAVIKGGRLDFLAPHLLRSQFLRPGFVRLSLRLGAAQQMPHWAKLQFLQFGVSHDDLERTLGRITSLESWVDEWEYLGRAHEQGARDALALGRADEAARRFVAASAAYNFAQYVMFLDIRRKRELHDSCVRAYARGAAYFDPPAVPFQFTFRRQPVTGMMRLPHGRRPAPVVVVVNGTNAVKEELHWWSDALVERGLAVITFDGPGLGGTFHRLSMVAEPRPVGVAILDEIERHPELDPGSVGMLGLSLGGYIVIRMAAHDRRIRVVGAVSPPYSADVYWNVTLSSMRRELAALYDMEEGDMSRSIERITLAGALPRLRAPLLVAGGGHDLITPGSEAWRIFEDAHCERQLVYYPRAAHDCFNVLGDLRPRVVNWFADHLKVRPEHAPVAGALDEPWLAGEAVDPDFADALAGEAAPREWRPARDRSADAHWGWPWAPAEDRSPEVTIRQAPARLPAIDSYPPEAPDTPDMLSV